aattttgatgcattttcactatatctcagttattacaaaatggatttgattaaaaaataaaacagatgttccaccttatcgcCCACATATAAAGATGCTTTatataaagaaattaaagaatgCACTCAATTTATACATACTGTACGGTCTAGAGGTCAACGATGTTTTGTACAGTCTCTTATCAGGATAATGTTTACAAATCAGtatgattaaataaatttatctttgaTATTGACACAAAAATGTACTACCATCTTGATAACATTGACAGTACAGGTAAAGTTTTGTATTTTTGGGTTCGGTATACGACAGAGTCGCTCAAATTCCCTGTATTTTTCATCTTTAACATAACGTTATGTGAATCCATATAGCAACACGAGGGAtaagatgaaatgaaatgaaagtctGTTGCAtattgtaatacctatttttcaaacaagtatgacatattttacagaacatacCATCAATATGTTATATACAGGGACAGATTAGATACGTTATTATTGTATCTAATGCTGagcttaaaaaaaatattgctgtGGATTCCTACTCCAAAAATCCACTAACACAGCCGGCGAAACAGACTGCTgatgaataatgataaataaacTTTAGTTGTAAATGGCAATACtaatgaaaaaaattacaaaagtgaTGATAAGAACTCGAAAGATGTATAATAATGTCTCaaagttttctttgaaaaaaaaaaaaaaaaaagacggcCGTCGTAGTATTTAACTCCAGCTTCCTATATGACAAATCACCGACACAACCTCAACACCATCCTAAGTTGTGAAACGTATATAGTGGtatgctgatttccctaatcgaCAAAAATCAAAATCGAATTATGCATGTTTATGTTAGCCAAATGACCATGCTCACTGTATAAGACTTGCAACATTTCTCCTACCAGTTCtagagatgattttaatgacaaaaatgttatttactaGTATCGTTTCATTTTTAAGCAACCTCCAGTATGCTACAACAAAAGTGATTTCTTTAGATTCGCAAGTTATGAAAGCAGTCGTTGCGTCGCAGGCTTGCGAATTTAACATGTAAATAAGGAATAGTATTTGTCCACTGAAATAATACTGGCAAACACCAAGACATTTTCTTTCCGTTGTTTGTCTACAATTGTGCATAGTAACGTCACATAGTCTATTATTATATCTCTTTTTTGTCTACAAATTGAAtaataaaatcccattacccgagaaagagatattttgactatcaaaaacattttcaacccttttgacacgtgaccaagcgaaagtgactgtcaggtcatgtgaccgcgctgatattttgaatgtcatataagggcaattaactgcttcaatatTTTAGTCAAATGATTGTCTCtattgtacacatatagtagtaatgcactattcaatgtgtacacaggcaattaccgcgctaaagacgaaactgttaaattttaatgaattaaaaacatttttaaacatttttatgtactaaattttgttcggtataacaaaataaatatcatatgacagcgtgtttgacattgatattgtcaaccctcgaaacagaatgtcaccactcggctttcgcctcaggtgacattctgcccttgggttgacaatatcaatgtcaaacacgctgccatatgatatttatataatattcagcaAAGCATAGGTTTTTCGTCTTCTATACGCACCAAAGATCTGATCATTTTACAGTGCTTTCGTAGATAAAGCATAGCCGGATATGGTTTTCCTTTTTGTTTGCCCGAGTTAGCAATTCGATCCAAAATGTTAATTTTCGGATCAAAGTATGTCGCAAGACGACCTGCTTCAGCAGAGGCTTCTATCTCGGAAAACAATTCGTTAACCCAGAAAGCAACTTGCAGCAGTTCATTTGAGCTTAGTGGATGCAAGGTTGTTTTGCGTTCTTCATTGACTTTGGAACTGTCCTGGCCGCCTGTTCTAGAGTAAATGACCTGTTCAACGACATCAGTAGTATTTTCTAATTCTTGTGGCTCCTCAATTCTATCTTGGACATCGGAATCACTTGTCAGACACCGGTGACCTCGATTATTTCTTACTACAGTAAAAAGTGCCATTTTTAACAAGTAACTAAATATGTCTTTAATAGAACTGTACCCTTTCATGTTCTTATGGATTCCCCTGTTGAGCGGCGTCCTTACTTTAGGCACGTAAGACACCAGAATCTTGCTAAGTATATATGCAGTTTTAATACATTTAGGGAAAGCCGCCATAGTTTCATTTTCCCACTTGCTGTATGATATTCTAAAGCCCATGTCTTCACGCGGATCTTCGATATCTTCTTCTGAAACACCAGTTTCATAATCATCGGAATCTTCATCATTATCGTCATCTTTGTTATTTTCATCTTCAAAATGCACCGTAAAAGAGTAATCAGCACTCTCGGCTCCGATATCGTTTCCTTCGATTGGTTTAACGTTCACATTGCCGAATCCATCAAAACTCGCTATCACGTTGCTTACAATTTCCTCATGTAATTTTTCGTCATTTTTATCGTATTCCTTATTATTGCAGTTACTTTGGTTTTGATCAACGTTTGTTCGAAAAATGTCTGTCTCAGTTGCATCTCGATTCTCTTTTACTCGCCGAAATATTAAGGAGAATTCATCTTGATTTTCTGTTTCACAGCTGCCTGTTTGTTGTTCACTCTTATCTTCTGTAAAATCGTCCATACCTGCAATCCCTCCAGACTGTATTATCAATTCCAAAGCACATTTGTTGTCTTTAGAATCGGGCAATATGTCCATATTATATGTTCCATCTGACATACCTTTCAGATTTGACGTTTTACCAATAGTTTCATTCAGTCTCTTGTTACTGTCACTCATCACTGATGATTTGGTACTGTCATGACTCACGGTATTTTGCTGCCTTCCTCTATCATTTTCATAGTTCTGACACTTACCTAATGCTGATTTAATGACTTTAGTATTGTTTTTGTCTAAGTTGTCTGAACCGGTTTCATGGTTTATAGAGCCCATTTCGTTATGCTGTCCGATCTCTACGTTTTTTTCAGTTGTGACAAGTGCAAAACTATCTTTATAGGAGTCGGATTTGTGATGTTTTTGAACTGATTGTATTTTGGTGTCGTTATCTTCTGCTGTTTTCGTTCGTTTATTCGTTGTTTGGACTTCATTAATTTCACCCAAGATTGCATCAATATTTCTTGCAATATTCTTAGTTTTTGGAATCGAAAATCCGAAGTCTTTTCTTAACGATCTTACCATACTAGCACTATAAATACCAGAGGTTACGTTTACTGGATCTTTATCGCAGTCCTCGTCACTCTTTTCAGATATACAGTCGCTTCCTGAATCCCAATCTTTACCATTTAAAGTTTCTAGAGTAGAAAGGTCTACACCAGCTGTTTCTATGTTAGAATTAAGATCTCCGTGTAATTCTAAGTCATAGTCAAAATCCTCAATAGATGCTCGAAGTATTAGAAAAGTTTCATTCGGTACAGCTCTACCTGTGGGATCTTCTGTAAGCGCATTGCCCGGTTGCCATTCCTTGATGATAATAGCAGGTACAACATCTACAGATAATTTTATCTGCTTGTAATGCTTTCCATGCCAAATGAATGTAAGGTTGCCAATGTCACCAACTTCAATAGCCTGTTTCAGTTCGACTGTCGTATCATGTGTTGGGTAGATATTTATGATGTCATTTTCagaccaaaaagatactgaagaAAGCTCTTTTTCTATCTTGGTTATCAAAGAGTACAGGATCTCCTCTCTATTCAAATACCCATCGATAATATACTTTTGATATTCCTTGGTTTCCATGTCGTTGCCATTGAATTTTAGAGTTATCACTCCATGTGGCTCATGCTCCGATTCTTCAGGAATACACAAATCTTCAAACTTAATAAGACGAAGCATGATATCTTGTTCGTCCGGTTTTTGGCATTTTGTTCCTTCTGCCATACTTCCTGCCAAAGTTGGAACGAATTCAAGCAATGGATCTTCTTTCTTGATATTGAGAGATAACCttaaataagaaagaaatatgaTTATACATCAAAAAAGTCATTACAGAACAAAATTCAGTGTTTTCATAAAATCCAGTCACCTCTTAACAGCAAGTTGTTAAATGAAAGGAATGACAGAAATAATTACCATAATGTATACTTTAATGTTGCTAACGTTATTATAAACAACTATTAGTGTTTCTTAAAATGGAATTTAAAGAAGGAAAAAGAAAACACTTCACACTTTAAATACCTTTTGAATAGTGCGATGACCTGAACTTTTTGCATTTCAATTTCCTCTCCATGATGCAATAAACCAATACCAGGGGAAGATAAGAGATGTTGCAACCTGTCCTTGTTCTCATTTACGCTCGAGGTATGCTCTTGTATCCACTGGTCAACATTCGAACATCTGATGCTTTTGGTGTTCTCATTTTCGAGAAGGAAAAACTCCGGAGTTCTGATAAAATGTTCACATGTAAAAGGGTGTAGAATACTAGCAATGTCGTTGTTTTTCGACCATACTGCATGACAAAGTGGTGACGCACCATAAATGTCAACTATATTTGGGGAAGCATTAAAGGACAGCAAGTGATTAACTACTTTTATAGCATCTGATTTACTTCTCCTTTCGTATTGAATTTCGCTGTCCTCTGCCATATCTGAACAATCATGATTTACCACCCAGTGTAGTGGTGTACGTCCCAGATTATCTTGAATATTTGGATCAGCTCCAAGCAGAAGTAGAACTAGGACTTTTGATGTAGCTAACGCATACGCCGGTTCATAGCTTGCAGCCCAGTGGAGAAGTGTTTCACCTTTTCCAAACCTTTGGTTAATATTCCCGAAATGTGCAATGGCAGATATGATATCCTCGTGTCCCGTAATAGATGTCAGAGGAATATGTTTTCCAGCCGCTTCGTTGACAACTTGTTTAAATAAggcttttattttttcattttcacgcAAGTCCTGTCGCCAGATTCTTTCCTTGAATTTGCCCAAAAGTGGATAGTATCCATTTTTGCAACGTTATTTTATTCCATTATTCATACACACACACTCTGATACAAACTAACATACATAGATAAGATTTATCAGTACCAAATATATGTCAGATCTATTACATTACTTGACTACCGATGTTTAGATAGTaagataaaaaatgatataactgTATTATCCATATTGTCAACATTAAACAATTCATTTTGACAACGTTTAGTCAAGTATAATTACCAAAGTTTTGACATACTTCCGCTTCGTTgccatataaaatgtaaagatattAAACGCAGGGTAATTGAATATTCCATAGTGTTATAAATATTCAGTTTGTACAGATCGGAAAGAATCGTAAGGTATATCAGTTTACTTAAGTTTAAAATGCAAACAATTATATCCTTACGCTTTATTCTGAATATATACATCCAAATATATGAAAATCGATCATATAAAAATCAGTTGGCTATTTATAGGTTTCCCGCACTATATAACGTCTGCAATTAACGTTTGTAGGTTTATCTGTTTATTATTGCATTTTGGTCATggtctttttgttttttatttccagattAATAAACAATGAAACgttgctttgattttttttcgtttcCGACAGCTCTCAGAAATCAttactttacttttatatagatgGCGGAGTGCCAAGACATAGCCAACTTTCGGGCTTCGAAAACAAGTGGTTTAAATTGTTAGGAAAAATggaatacatatgagccgtgctatgaaaaaaacaacatagtggctttgcgaaatactaaaatactgaaaagaaaatgagTTTGTTAGTACCAATGGTAAATCAGACTAACAATAGTTGGGGATGACCGAAATAAGGCATCATTTAACAAGTGTCAATAATCCTGCACTGTACAATTTTCCAAGTGTTTTTGGTATCTTGCAGTAGATACGTAAGATCAACGCCTTCCATTAACACTTCTTCTAGCCTAAAGCCAACATACTTAGAATAGAATAGTATTTCCTTATTCTATTCTTTCATTATTGCACTTAAACTCATTTAAAACTTGGCTCAGAGTAAGCCGTTAATTTAGACTGACAGTCCCGCGTCTTTTGTGAATCGAATACCTCCTTTCACTTGCATCATCATCAACactaattctagcataaaacttctgttcttgtcacttttcaggggtgttttgacaggagagaaaacgtgtgttaacagagagattctcgcgctcgcgtgctgttataacacctttttatatatgcgcgttccgtggcaaaacgtaaacgtcattcggccccaaaatggataataaaaacgaaatgacgtcagaCATTCCCGAGCATTTCGCCAAACATTAATGACATTGAGAGGCATTGtatccatttatcagtttttatgctagaatagcgtaaacgcatgttcatttcttgttataacatctgcagaatcccgagggattggttggtacccgagcccgttaggggactcgggtaccaaccaatccctcgggattctgcagatgttataacatgaaaaaacatgcgcTATTCCTACATTAATGCACACTTTATGAAATTACGTATGATATCTTGCATGATGGTTCCctattaaattacaaaatgtagcTCGTTTACAATTCACGACTAATCAAAATCGTTAATGAAAAGCGTGGCCATGTATTTTACTTAGATGTTGCTTGACATGTTTGGCTGAAACCATTCCCGATAAGCACGATTGCGCATGCCCAAATAAACCAAAGGTATAATTCAGAGGTTCTTCTCGAGACTATGACGAACATCTGGGTCGAGTTACACAATACTTAATCCACTGCTTAAGTCCACTAACTAAACTTTGAAATCTTTTCTCCAAATATCCGTCATTAAATCTGTGTTCTGGTAAATTGTCATTTATAAATGCTGCACGTTGGAAAAAGACTCTGTCTATTGGATAAAAACCACTGGATAAAGTTTTGCGCACACGGCCCTGATGGATGGATGGGAAAGGTAAAGACTGGTCCTGTTTAaagataaaagtatatttttaatgaaacGGTACATGCATTATGATGAACTGGACATACAATATTCGATCTTGTATGTCA
This window of the Mercenaria mercenaria strain notata chromosome 5, MADL_Memer_1, whole genome shotgun sequence genome carries:
- the LOC123556781 gene encoding protein PF3D7_1417600-like is translated as MAEDSEIQYERRSKSDAIKVVNHLLSFNASPNIVDIYGASPLCHAVWSKNNDIASILHPFTCEHFIRTPEFFLLENENTKSIRCSNVDQWIQEHTSSVNENKDRLQHLLSSPGIGLLHHGEEIEMQKVQVIALFKRLSLNIKKEDPLLEFVPTLAGSMAEGTKCQKPDEQDIMLRLIKFEDLCIPEESEHEPHGVITLKFNGNDMETKEYQKYIIDGYLNREEILYSLITKIEKELSSVSFWSENDIINIYPTHDTTVELKQAIEVGDIGNLTFIWHGKHYKQIKLSVDVVPAIIIKEWQPGNALTEDPTGRAVPNETFLILRASIEDFDYDLELHGDLNSNIETAGVDLSTLETLNGKDWDSGSDCISEKSDEDCDKDPVNVTSGIYSASMVRSLRKDFGFSIPKTKNIARNIDAILGEINEVQTTNKRTKTAEDNDTKIQSVQKHHKSDSYKDSFALVTTEKNVEIGQHNEMGSINHETGSDNLDKNNTKVIKSALGKCQNYENDRGRQQNTVSHDSTKSSVMSDSNKRLNETIGKTSNLKGMSDGTYNMDILPDSKDNKCALELIIQSGGIAGMDDFTEDKSEQQTGSCETENQDEFSLIFRRVKENRDATETDIFRTNVDQNQSNCNNKEYDKNDEKLHEEIVSNVIASFDGFGNVNVKPIEGNDIGAESADYSFTVHFEDENNKDDDNDEDSDDYETGVSEEDIEDPREDMGFRISYSKWENETMAAFPKCIKTAYILSKILVSYVPKVRTPLNRGIHKNMKGYSSIKDIFSYLLKMALFTVVRNNRGHRCLTSDSDVQDRIEEPQELENTTDVVEQVIYSRTGGQDSSKVNEERKTTLHPLSSNELLQVAFWVNELFSEIEASAEAGRLATYFDPKINILDRIANSGKQKGKPYPAMLYLRKHCKMIRSLVRIEDEKPMLC